Proteins from a single region of Strix aluco isolate bStrAlu1 chromosome 5, bStrAlu1.hap1, whole genome shotgun sequence:
- the CHRM2 gene encoding muscarinic acetylcholine receptor M2 isoform X1, translating to MNNSTYINSSTENVMALESPYKTVEVVFIVLVAGSLSLVTIIGNILVMVSIKVNRHLQTVNNYFLFSLACADLIIGIFSMNLYTLYTVIGYWPLGPVVCDLWLALDYVVSNASVMNLLIISFDRYFCVTKPLTYPVKRTTKMAGMMIAAAWVLSFILWAPAILFWQFIVGGRTVPDGDCYIQFFSNAAVTFGTAIAAFYLPVIIMTVLYWQISRASKSRIKKGKKEAAQNQDAVSPSLVQGKIVKPNNNNIPTSGDGLEHSKIQNGKTTGETVTENCVQGEEKESSNDSTSVSVVTSNVKEDKAAKDASQASASQDHLKVENSKLTCIRIVTKSQKGDCCAPNTTVEIVGANGEEKQNSVARKIVKMTKQPAKKKPPPSREKKVTRTILAILLAFIITWTPYNVMVLINSFCTSCIPGTVWTIGYWLCYINSTINPACYALCNATFKKTFKHLLMCHYKNIGATRFHFPSE from the coding sequence ATGAATAATTCAACGTACATAAACTCTTCCACTGAAAATGTGATGGCTTTGGAGAGCCCCTATAAAACTGTTGAGGTGGTCTTCATCGTCCTGGTAGCAGGTTCTCTCAGTCTAGTCACCATAATTGGGAATATCCTAGTCATGGTGTCAATCAAAGTCAACAGGCATCTACAGACAGTCAACAACTATTTCTTGTTCAGCTTGGCCTGTGCTGACTTGATCATCGGCATCTTTTCAATGAACCTATACACCCTCTACACTGTGATAGGTTACTGGCCCTTAGGGCCTGTGGTGTGCGACCTCTGGCTGGCTCTTGACTACGTGGTCAGCAATGCCTCTGTAATGAACCTCCTCATTATCAGCTTTGACAGATACTTTTGTGTCACCAAGCCTCTGACGTATCCTGTGAAGCGGACCACTAAGATGGCAGGCATGATGATTGCAGCTGCGTGGGTGCTGTCCTTCATCCTGTGGGCTCCTGCAATTCTCTTCTGGCAGTTCATTGTGGGGGGAAGGACTGTCCCGGATGGGGATTGCTACATCCAGTTTTTTTCTAACGCTGCCGTTACTTTTGGCACTGCCATTGCAGCCTTCTATTTGCCTGTTATCATCATGACTGTCCTTTACTGGCAAATCTCTCGAGCTAGTAAGAGTCGgataaagaaagggaaaaaggaagctgCCCAAAACCAAGATGCTGTTTCTCCCAGCCTTGTCCAAGGTAAAATAGTAAAACCAAATAATAACAACATCCCAACCAGTGGGGATGGTTTGGAACACAGCAAAATTCAGAATGGAAAAACCACGGGGGAGACTGTGACAGAGAACTGTGTtcaaggggaggagaaggagagctCCAATGACTCCACCTCTGTTAGTGTGGTCACTTCCAACGTGAAAGAGGACAAAGCTGCCAAAGATGCCAGCCAGGCTTCTGCCTCCCAAGACCATCTCAAAGTGGAGAACTCCAAGCTGACATGCATCAGGATAGTCACCAAGTCCCAAAAGGGTGACTGCTGTGCCCCCAACACTACCGTGGAGATTGTAGGTGCCAACGGGGAGGAGAAGCAGAACAGCGTAGCCCGGAAAATTGTCAAGATGACAAAACAGCCGGCTAAAAAGAAACCACCTCCTtctagagagaaaaaagtgaCAAGGACTATTTTGGCCATCCTCCTGGCCTTCATTATCACCTGGACCCCATACAACGTGATGGTGCTCATCAACAGCTTCTGCACATCCTGCATACCCGGCACTGTATGGACCATAGGTTATTGGCTCTGTTATATCAACAGCACCATCAACCCTGCTTGTTATGCCCTCTGCAATGCTACTTTCAAGAAGACCTTTAAGCACCTTCTTATGTGTCATTACAAGAATATAGGAGCTACAAg
- the CHRM2 gene encoding muscarinic acetylcholine receptor M2 isoform X2, which translates to MNNSTYINSSTENVMALESPYKTVEVVFIVLVAGSLSLVTIIGNILVMVSIKVNRHLQTVNNYFLFSLACADLIIGIFSMNLYTLYTVIGYWPLGPVVCDLWLALDYVVSNASVMNLLIISFDRYFCVTKPLTYPVKRTTKMAGMMIAAAWVLSFILWAPAILFWQFIVGGRTVPDGDCYIQFFSNAAVTFGTAIAAFYLPVIIMTVLYWQISRASKSRIKKGKKEAAQNQDAVSPSLVQGKIVKPNNNNIPTSGDGLEHSKIQNGKTTGETVTENCVQGEEKESSNDSTSVSVVTSNVKEDKAAKDASQASASQDHLKVENSKLTCIRIVTKSQKGDCCAPNTTVEIVGANGEEKQNSVARKIVKMTKQPAKKKPPPSREKKVTRTILAILLAFIITWTPYNVMVLINSFCTSCIPGTVWTIGYWLCYINSTINPACYALCNATFKKTFKHLLMCHYKNIGATR; encoded by the coding sequence ATGAATAATTCAACGTACATAAACTCTTCCACTGAAAATGTGATGGCTTTGGAGAGCCCCTATAAAACTGTTGAGGTGGTCTTCATCGTCCTGGTAGCAGGTTCTCTCAGTCTAGTCACCATAATTGGGAATATCCTAGTCATGGTGTCAATCAAAGTCAACAGGCATCTACAGACAGTCAACAACTATTTCTTGTTCAGCTTGGCCTGTGCTGACTTGATCATCGGCATCTTTTCAATGAACCTATACACCCTCTACACTGTGATAGGTTACTGGCCCTTAGGGCCTGTGGTGTGCGACCTCTGGCTGGCTCTTGACTACGTGGTCAGCAATGCCTCTGTAATGAACCTCCTCATTATCAGCTTTGACAGATACTTTTGTGTCACCAAGCCTCTGACGTATCCTGTGAAGCGGACCACTAAGATGGCAGGCATGATGATTGCAGCTGCGTGGGTGCTGTCCTTCATCCTGTGGGCTCCTGCAATTCTCTTCTGGCAGTTCATTGTGGGGGGAAGGACTGTCCCGGATGGGGATTGCTACATCCAGTTTTTTTCTAACGCTGCCGTTACTTTTGGCACTGCCATTGCAGCCTTCTATTTGCCTGTTATCATCATGACTGTCCTTTACTGGCAAATCTCTCGAGCTAGTAAGAGTCGgataaagaaagggaaaaaggaagctgCCCAAAACCAAGATGCTGTTTCTCCCAGCCTTGTCCAAGGTAAAATAGTAAAACCAAATAATAACAACATCCCAACCAGTGGGGATGGTTTGGAACACAGCAAAATTCAGAATGGAAAAACCACGGGGGAGACTGTGACAGAGAACTGTGTtcaaggggaggagaaggagagctCCAATGACTCCACCTCTGTTAGTGTGGTCACTTCCAACGTGAAAGAGGACAAAGCTGCCAAAGATGCCAGCCAGGCTTCTGCCTCCCAAGACCATCTCAAAGTGGAGAACTCCAAGCTGACATGCATCAGGATAGTCACCAAGTCCCAAAAGGGTGACTGCTGTGCCCCCAACACTACCGTGGAGATTGTAGGTGCCAACGGGGAGGAGAAGCAGAACAGCGTAGCCCGGAAAATTGTCAAGATGACAAAACAGCCGGCTAAAAAGAAACCACCTCCTtctagagagaaaaaagtgaCAAGGACTATTTTGGCCATCCTCCTGGCCTTCATTATCACCTGGACCCCATACAACGTGATGGTGCTCATCAACAGCTTCTGCACATCCTGCATACCCGGCACTGTATGGACCATAGGTTATTGGCTCTGTTATATCAACAGCACCATCAACCCTGCTTGTTATGCCCTCTGCAATGCTACTTTCAAGAAGACCTTTAAGCACCTTCTTATGTGTCATTACAAGAATATAGGAGCTACAAggtaa